The genomic DNA AAAAGAGggcaagaaaaaaagactggATGATCTTTGAAAATAGGATATTAAATTACACTAAAGTGAACTCGAAAGCTAATCTTTCAGGGAATGGGGCATTCCATTATGGAAGGGCAGTACATGCAAGCAGCGGGTGAGGGGTGAGAGGGTCGACTGACAAGAGAGAGACTGAACCACAATGCAGTTCAGATTAGCTTTTGTGAATCAGGGTCAAAAACCAGCGGTCGTTAGAAAGGGCTTTTCATAACTTTGGTGCAAACCTGCAGGGCATTTCACTTAACATCATAGTCAAGCTTTGGTTGAATCTTGACTACGCTGTTAAATTTCATTACTGCCTTGGTTTCAGCTCGTTAGTATTATTTCTGGCTTAGCATACGGCTAGCTGTTTAGGTATAAAGTAGGTCTTCCTACCATCCACTAAATATCCAGTTCTTTAAGCTGATAGAACATAACATCAGTCACCTTGTCAGTCCAAAAGAATTTACTCAGGCAGAGCACCCAAGCCAGCTTGAGTTGCTGTAGCTGTAGCTCGACTGCCAATCTTATTAAATGGGCAAGCCTGACTTTGAGGAATTTGATTCATTACAATTTTAGCCATGCTAAGATATTTACGTCTGGTtttagtctgacttttttgttcttgtgtcaTATTAATGACATAGATGACCACCATAGCCaccatgttggatgtatacaaaagctgctacTTTTCTGTCGAGACCGCGTCAAGCTCGTCTCTAACACACCAGGTGGCTTCTTTCCCCAAAAAGCCATTATGGTTGCTCTTTGAAATAAAATTCATACACTGCATTTTGtcatatgtggccctgtgacaCCGCCTATCGCTCCAATGTCAAGATTTGCATGCTACAAGCACCAGCAAAACATGCAAATTCATCATCTTCAATACTGGTCTCCGACAGGTTTTCTGGGACATTTGCCAGGTGTTAAAGAACAACATGCGTACAAGGCATGCTAATAGCCATATAACATCAtaacaatacaaacacaaaggCTTACTTAGAAATACACAGTGAACACAATCTGCTAACCcttatatacacattatatagtTTACACTCCTACAAGCACAGTCTGACCTGTGGATGTCATTTTAATCATTATAACTTAAATTATAAgttaaatgagtgttttttcCACCCACACTGCTAAAATACCACTATGGTCCTTATTAAAATGTCTCTAATCAGAGCCACTCATGCATGAAGGTTATTCAAAACTCTATTATCTCAAGATGCCTGAAACACAAGGACAGATGATGACAACACTTATTCAAATGTGAAAAgcacattcatgtgtgtgttccaaAATGATATGAGAGGAGAAAAGCATTCGCTACCTCAACATTACGGGCAGGCCTCGTTAGATCAGCCCCGATTTTTCCACTGATCCTTGACTGCAGCTAATGGAAGCTAAATCCTCTGAGATGTTATAAGTAGTATTATATAACACTCCAGAAAAATTCTGAAGAACAGACTGACGGCAGCCTTTTCATTTATTGTACTGTAATTTAGAAGAGGACAAAAATCTGAGAAGACATTCCCGTAAGGACACAAATTAGCTTCTACAGTTCCTGTAATCTGATAGCTAAACACAAAGGAACAAGCAGAAGTAATCAATCTGTACAATTTGGTTAACAATTCAAGACACCTTAAAAGAAACTGCTTGAATCTTGACTATTCAGAGGAGAAGTCCACCGGATACCACAGAGCAAATGAATAACAGTAAAACAGACCACACCTACACAACAAAATCTAAACCCAATATCATGTAAATCTACCACTTTCACTGCTGCCTAGCCAAACAACAGGTGGAATTGATTTACATGAAACTAAACATGACAAAAGACACGCTCTCTCCCTCAAAACAAGGTCACGGGCAGTCGGTGGAAGGCACCCAAACCATGAAGTCCCTCTGAGTCAGGGAAATACATTTTACTCTTAATCCCTCAAAATTCCCTGTCTGGGAGCCACAGATATCTATGACCAGACAGTGGACAGATCGGGGGAATAGAGGCGCTTTGAACTGGGGGGAGAGGGGATTAAAAGCATTAGCGGGGCCAGCAccatgctctgtgtgtgtgagagcggcAACAAGTACCTATACTTTCAGAGTTTCACACAAATCATTAAATACACAGGTTAATATTTTTCCAAATTCCTTATGTTGACTGAATCTACCTCCcacagagatttaaaaaagagaTACATAAGTTGTTTATGAATACTTAGGGCTTACTGAAGTAAGAGATAAAAGATATTGAAAAGAATAGGCAAAGCATGCTCTTAGAAGCACAGTTGTCAGCTACACAGCTACGCTTATTTCTTTTTCCAGTTAGGTGACATTATTGTTTGCATCCATTCCTCTATTTGCATAGGGTGTGTTTAAATTGGATGGGAAAAGAAACTACTTTTGACTACTTTTTTGAAGTAAGGGTTTTACAAATTATTAAAATGGCTGATGGCATTATGATGATTATTAGaatattcttttttattgttattattattattagtattattgatTGCCAgtaaatttaattattttacaaaacTGCTTCATTGACTCTGAAGCACCGCACCACCCCTTCTCTGTCATCAACACTGATGTCTTAAACAATGTTCTGCCTGCAGCACTTTCTGACTGGTTTCAAGCCAAGCGTAAACGCTGATCAACACTGAAAGCTACTGTGTACACAGGTAAGTATTTGAGAACTTAATGTGACGCAGCTTCAGTGCACGAGCCGAGCACTGAAGCACTATCAAAAATACTCAACTCTGAAGTTTTATTTATTGCCAATACACGTAGGTTAAAACCATTGATTACCAACCCCCTTGATTACTAATAATTAGTGTCACTCTTGAAATTGATTGATCAATGGcctttatatatttaattttaaattttgGATTTAACTTGGGGTTCAAACCAAGatctaaatgtgttgttttacatgGGTGAGGGTCACACAGCATCTCACAAAAGATGACCCCCAAAGCACCGGATATGCAAATGTGTTCACATACCTAGTACCAGGCCTAACAGAAAGCTCAATATGCTTGACAGACACTACAGTCTGGCAACCCAAACTCTTGAACACTCACCAAATACAGCTCAGTCAATTCCAGGTATGAATTTGACAGTTTGCAGTTTGTATTagtcaaataaattaaactaaatgttCACATTAAGGCAGAATACCTCAAACTCAAACTTTCAGCAAAGTTTAATAAAAAGAAGATACCAATATTGCTTCTCTATATGAAAACTTAAGGCGTTCCACCGTGATCTGTCACttgaaattacattttgctAATTTCTGACCGTGTTTTGGGGTTCAAATGGGTTTTAGAATAATGTTATGTACTTCAAAGTGACACCAACCAGATGAATTTCACTTGATTGAATTATTCAGACTCCTTTCAGGGAGCACTCTAAGTTTCAGCAGAAAATCATCTATAAATCATTTACACGTATGGAGCTTTATATGGTTTTACATAGCACTTCACTCAGCATGCATTACGCAGTTACTGCCCACTCTAAAGTAGGAAGGCGAGAAGAAAAGCAAGAGATCTCACCTGATCGGCTCcataagcagcagcaaactCCATAAACTCCTCAATCCGAACAAAGCCATCTCCATCTTGGTCTAAAGCGTCGAATACGGCTTTTAGTGGGGAGACATCTTCCTCGCTTGTATTCTCTGCTGAAACCATTGGCAGTGAGTCATCTACCACCatcttagagagagagagtgtctcCACATTTTGCTCACTAGTCCATCCAGCCTGCGGAGAACTGTTTAAGTCGTGAACTGAAAATTCAAAAGAGGTTATTTCATGACAGTCTGATCCATCGCGCTGGTTTGTGTCGATCACACTgctgtcctcctccctctgttcaGCTGCTGAATCAGGAACACTTCCACTTTCTAAATCCTCCTGTGGCTTCAAGTCCCAGGTTCCCTCTTCATTGACCTCATCAGCAGTGAAGCCCAAATCCAAAGCCATCGCCTCATTCTCTTGATGTGTTGCTTCTGAACCAATTCTGTCCTCCATCAAATCCTTAGACGCATTCTCCACAGAGTAACACTCACTGCTGAGATCACCCTGAATAAACACATCTTCAGCCAGAGACACAGTCAGGGATGAGGGTTCAGCAGACAACACCAGAGCAAATGAGTCATTCTCACCTTGATGCTCAGATGTCAGATTTCTACTGACACCACCCTCTGCTTGTTCCACCTCTGATTCCTCTTTTGATAAATGTAAAGATGTACCTGTGGAGTCCACAGAGGCAGGACTGGCTGGGCACAGGCTCGGACTGCTGTCACAATCTGGAACCTCAAAATCCAACAAAGGCACACATCCTGCGTAACACTCCAGTGGTGTGCTCATGTGGTTTTCTTTGAAGCAGCTCTCAGGCAAACTTTGCACAGTAGTGCTACTGGTTACAAGCAGGTCAGTCACTTGATCAGGGAATAAACCTTTGTCTCTGGTTTCAGGTGACCATGTGTCCCTGCTCTGCGAGGGAGGGAGGCCTGCCTGCTCCACTTGTGACAGATCTAACAGCTCCTCAGTGACACCCTGTGGGTCCAACTCACCTGAAGACTCAGTGTTGAGACAAGTGGGTTCATTAGAAAGGAGATCCAGCAACAAAAGAGAATCCCCCGTGTTGGTCTCGGGAGTCTGTACGGAAATCTTGGATGGTGAGGCAGGTTCACTGAGGCTTATTAGGTCACCGTCACCAGTTGTGGCATTTGAGCCCTGAAACAGTTCATCCTGTGTCAAATCTGGGTCCACACAGGCAGAGTTATTTTCAACCACAGGAGTGAGGTTGGGAGAAAATAACCACGATAAGGTACAGTCACTGATTTCATCAGGTTCAGCAGTTTTTTCTATGTAAGACAACTCCTCTAGATGAGTACTATCGAGAGAAGCTTTAGAAAGTGTGGGCTGGTCAGCGTCAAACTGGAAAAATCCATGGGAGAAATCAGAGATATTCATGAAGTTGCCCAACTCAACTGTGTCCTGAGAAACCTTTGCCTCCTCACTCTGATGGGATGTTTGCTCCCGGTCACTGTCTCTAAAATCCAAACCTGTCTGGCCACTCTTGTTTTGACAGAGAACACCTCTGTTGTCTGAATCCAGGGTGTGAAATCCAAGAGGAAATGTCTGCTCTGTCTCCCACTGAGTGTGCCCCAAAGGGCCAGACAGAACTGTCGGCTCCATCTGTCCCTGGTATAAACTTTTgagaaaaatgatgatgatgtcttaTCTCACGGCTGTTGTCAAGACCCAGCGCTTCACTCTTAATGCCATGTTGTTAAATGGCACTACACCTTTTTGGTGGAATcttaaaatgaatgtgtgtaaataCTACAGGCATTTTTAAGCACTGATTCTAAAACAGGCTGAAACTTGACAACATTAAGGTATAGTTTGATGTATAATTTCTGATAGAGACACTACCAACGCCAATTAACACGTtgtatttgttctttttacCTCAGTGGCTGCCTTCCACATGTCCAAAATCACGTCTAAACACTAAAAGTCAGATGAAGTCGTGACTCACTATGTCCCTCTCTGTCACGGCAGATCCACTCCCGGTTGATGTCAAATGTTTGAGCTTCGCCACATCCAGCGTCAATAACATGCTCCACTCCAGCCTGACTGTTGGGCAAATCATCCAAATAAAATCCCAGAACTGAACTGACAAACACGGACGGCGGCACCTCCGCCACTTAATCCAAATTTACACGGCACAAATTAAAGAGTTTAAGTCGCCGGTGTTTGTCAACATTAGCTTCCTTAGCCGATTATCCCCATCTCATCCGCGGCGAGTTAATTTGACGAGGCGAGGAAAAGCCAGTGTGCTGTGAAACGTCCACCTCCGCGGCTGTAACATGAATGTTTATTCTCTCCTCACAGTGCGGTTACTTAAAATATCACCAAATGTGTCTCCTCGAATTAAATTAAGACCAGCAACCGAGGTTAGCTCCTCCTCTGAGCATCCCACTTCTCCCGTATCATTAGCCTGTTAGGGGAGTCTGCTAACAGGCTAGCTAGCGAAATTAGCCTATTAGCTAGCTAACACCCCCTCCCCTTTTCCAGTCAAATCAAACCGAGCGTTAACGTCACTGCTCCGCCGCTTAAGATGTATTTACACGGACAGTCGCTTCTGTGGTTGTCCAGTGTTGTGTCCTCATTTCGGTGCCGCTTTCCGGCATATAATCCACCTGTGTCAGTGACAGGACAGGCCAGACGGGGGACGACACGAAACGTCAAAATTCCTCCGTTATCCTCTTCTCAAACACGCACCTGTCTCACATCGTCCGCACCCTTTGTGGCGAAGTACGCGGTATTAGATTCGATCGGCAGACTCCATCGTGTTGCAGTTAGTCCACCGCTGTTGATCACAGTCAAGAAAGGCTCtcgcatcagcatcagcagtgacccatcctcctcctcctcctccccctccccgtcctcctcctccacatcatccgcctcctcctcctcttccagccGCATACACTCCACTGACGTCTCACGCAAGCGTACTAAACAGGCCGCAGTATCATTTTCGGTGTCATAGTTGCTAACAGCTGCCTTAGGATGTGTGTTTCCGtgcatataaacaaaacaacaatattctCCCCGTGTTTGTGAGGCAGAGAAACGCAAGGAAGTCATCGAAGTTCAGGCTGAGCTGTGAAATAGATGCATGTGGATGTGGATTCATGTGGGGGGAAAGTTACTTTTGATGTTACATATAAACCGGTGTTATATTTCCCACAGTTCATATGGACAACGGAGAATCAACATTTGTCAGTAAACAGAAATTGTTCCATAGATGAAAGTGTAATGTTTTGGCGCCCCCATCTGACCGGTAATGGTATTGCTTAACCTCAGACTTGAAAATATGGCTcacattttacactttattaCCCATaggtttatgttttattgtctttctttATCTTATCCATATCACAGGTTATATTTTCACAATTTCacaaggtaaaaacaaaagaggTCAGATGGGTATCGCTGAATTTAAATCAGCTGCTTTATCCAAAGGTACAGGCACAGCCAAATAAAATTGGATGTTCTTATCACCAAACAATACACAATACAttagtaaaagaaaaatgactttgtAATGCAACAGAACAGGCAAACTCTTCTTCCATCATTGAGTTTTATTAGTTATTGAAAGGCACTTGAATATGCATTTCATATGCAAAGAATGTAGTGTAAAATGATATCATAATACAGTTGTATACTATGTTTATTAGTATTAATAATCTATAATTATCTCAAACATGTAAGTGTgacaaatatatacaaataaaagaaatgacaaGGGTGCAAACACTGTCCATGTAGCATATCTGTGCTGCAGCCTGGTCCCCGGAGAACTCCTTTCTTTTCCATATTTacttgtctcttttcttttcagatgACCAAACAcctgaaagaaaacaagaaaagataACGCGATAACACAATACTTCATTCTCAGTCATACTGTCTCTCCACATGGACCTCCTCCTACACACCTGGGTCAGGAGGAGAACAGGAGAGCCCATGTTCAGAGTTTAGCAGATTTAGAGGTGGCTATACCCAGCATCATGGAGACGTCATTGGCCGAGGTCAACCAAGACCCGCCGTCAGCCACCAGGATGGCTCCGGTCACATAGGAGGACACCCGGCTGGCGAGGAAGAGCGTGCAGTGGGCCATCTCTGTCTTGTTACCTGCTCGCTGCAAAGGAATGGAGTTGAAGTGACCGGCAGCCTCCCCTCTTGGGCCACCTACGATTTAAagtgaacaaaaaacaactcctTATTTAACGGTCATGCTATAATGTACATCTGTATATGAGCTTCAACTCAACAGTTATAGATTAAAAACCTGACGTACGATTACCACATTAGACAAAATCCCTGCAAAACATgttcattcttttttattaaggCACATAAAACTCACTTATTAATTGCTCAGCCCTAGTTTGCATTAAGTTAGCATATGTATTATTTACCAGTTTAAATGTCAATGGTTCACCATCGATCAAGTCTATATGAATATATTTCTCTCTATCAGCTATTCCTATGGTATCTGCTTCCATGAGTCATTTATGTATAATCACTTTAGTGAATgattaaatgttcattttaccCAGTCTGCGGAATCCCTCTGTGCCAGAGACCGGACCTGGAGCCAGCGCATTGACCCTCACACCACTGGGCCCCCACTCCACAGCCAGGTGCTTGGTCATAGCATCTGGAGACGAAGGTCATCGTCAAATACCAAACATTCATTAGCAGCATAAACGTGCTACCTGGGTGTGGTAAAAAGTAGTGTCTCAGGTTTTGTCAACTTGtctaacgttaaaaaaaaaaaatgctcaccATTTGCAGCCTTAGCAGAGCCAGCGTGCACCTGGAGGCCCTGCCCCCGGTATCCAAGGGTTGCAGAGATGTTTACTATGTTGCCACCGTGATCCTGCACAGGGCAAATGAACGCTTttcaatgtaaataaatatccaCTACTTTCAAATGGCAACAAAagcagtgttttggcaacagaagttacacacagGAGCTAAAATCACATTCAGGGGATCTTTAGTGCCATCTTTTGGTGATTAAGAGGAACTGCAGAATGTGACTGATCAACACCACAATTCTTTCTCCTGACGGCACAGTGTTGTCATTTATGTGATGAAGAGTGGCAAACAAATGACTTCAAGCTATGTCATGTGAcgttaagaaaataaatacctTGAACCACTTCTCATAAACCACCTTGCTGGTGTTGAATGTACCCATCGTGTCAATCTCCATTACTGTCTTGAAAGCGTTGAAGGAGAGTGCGGAGGCCGGGCAGAGGAAGTTTCCGGCAGCATCTGTCAAAAACAATGTCACTGatgagcaaaataaaataacaacctCCCAACGCAAGGCACGCACACCAGTTGACATTTTGAATGcatgatttttgacgacattaTTATTACGACATGCATTATTTATGAAGTCCATAAATAGAACATCGATTGCCACGCTTTTGATACGACACCTAATCTTCTTGCAGTGATGTAATAGGGAGCAAAGATAGAAGATAAAGAGTCGTGCAGCATCAGAAAAGTTGATGATTAAACCAAAACCCTTCACACTTGACTTTGTTCAAAGTGCATTCCCACATACCCACCGCTATAGACACCACACGGCGTACAGCATGTGCACTTCTGTTAGCGACATGCATCGTAACAGAGGGAACCTACTATTAATAAGGACGTCAATACGACCAAACTCTTTCAGAGTCTCATCCACTGCTGCAGAGATGCTCTCAGGCTGCCTCACGTCGATACAAAGGGGGACACAGCGGCGTCCGGATGCAGCAGAGAGCTTTTGTGCTGCCtaggaagacacacacacacacacacacacattattgtcatatattacacaacacaaacattgaGCTTGTAGGGCTGCAGCCATTAATCCATTACCAAATTAATCAAGCTAAAACAAGCTCTGATTTTGCAGC from Solea solea chromosome 21, fSolSol10.1, whole genome shotgun sequence includes the following:
- the rab11fip3 gene encoding rab11 family-interacting protein 3 isoform X2; its protein translation is MEPTVLSGPLGHTQWETEQTFPLGFHTLDSDNRGVLCQNKSGQTGLDFRDSDREQTSHQSEEAKVSQDTVELGNFMNISDFSHGFFQFDADQPTLSKASLDSTHLEELSYIEKTAEPDEISDCTLSWLFSPNLTPVVENNSACVDPDLTQDELFQGSNATTGDGDLISLSEPASPSKISVQTPETNTGDSLLLLDLLSNEPTCLNTESSGELDPQGVTEELLDLSQVEQAGLPPSQSRDTWSPETRDKGLFPDQVTDLLVTSSTTVQSLPESCFKENHMSTPLECYAGCVPLLDFEVPDCDSSPSLCPASPASVDSTGTSLHLSKEESEVEQAEGGVSRNLTSEHQGENDSFALVLSAEPSSLTVSLAEDVFIQGDLSSECYSVENASKDLMEDRIGSEATHQENEAMALDLGFTADEVNEEGTWDLKPQEDLESGSVPDSAAEQREEDSSVIDTNQRDGSDCHEITSFEFSVHDLNSSPQAGWTSEQNVETLSLSKMVVDDSLPMVSAENTSEEDVSPLKAVFDALDQDGDGFVRIEEFMEFAAAYGADQVKDLTKFLDPSGLGVISFEDFHRGISAISNGGPEPQLYSVNYSPGDGAVGCPEEYDEQNEVTDSAYLGSESTYSECETFTDEDTGALVPPEMHEDVETDSGIEATLHDPEDGGNRFSLNSELHNHSLVTVIGGEEEHFEDFGESNTSELLLESSVDGTAGEGDSPLVQPLEQVNGSSLLSPSAGKRLSSKKVARHLLQNSSMTLDTMSDLTRDILEMADNDITDKVLLLERRVAELEKESEASGEQHSRLRQENLHLVHRANALEEQLKEQEVHTDEQLQQETRRHKEAVSKLERDRGMELEYLQARLQQLDEENSELRSCVPCLRANIERLEEEKRKLQDETEAMCDRLNDETESRRKMSDKLSHERHQSQKEKECMQELIEDLRKQLEHLQLYKLDAESKRGRTPGAGLQEYQARTREAELEQEIRRLKQDNRSLKEQNDELNGQIINLSIQGAKSLMSAPFSDSLAAEINSVSRTELMEAVHKQEEINYRLQDYIDKIIVAIMESNPCILEVK
- the decr2 gene encoding peroxisomal 2,4-dienoyl-CoA reductase [(3E)-enoyl-CoA-producing] isoform X1, whose product is MAEPQRKGEPLPEDVDMDDCLTAYTHVFSPDLLKDQVAFITGGGSGIGLRIAEIFMRHGCDTVIASRNLDKLKEAAQKLSAASGRRCVPLCIDVRQPESISAAVDETLKEFGRIDVLINNAAGNFLCPASALSFNAFKTVMEIDTMGTFNTSKVVYEKWFKDHGGNIVNISATLGYRGQGLQVHAGSAKAANDAMTKHLAVEWGPSGVRVNALAPGPVSGTEGFRRLGGPRGEAAGHFNSIPLQRAGNKTEMAHCTLFLASRVSSYVTGAILVADGGSWLTSANDVSMMLGVWSSEKKRDK
- the decr2 gene encoding peroxisomal 2,4-dienoyl-CoA reductase [(3E)-enoyl-CoA-producing] isoform X2, translating into MAEPQRKGEPLPEDVDMDDCLTAYTHVFSPDLLKDQVAFITGGGSGIGLRIAEIFMRHGCDTVIASRNLDKLKEAAQKLSAASGRRCVPLCIDVRQPESISAAVDETLKEFGRIDVLINNAAGNFLCPASALSFNAFKTVMEIDTMGTFNTSKVVYEKWFKDHGGNIVNISATLGYRGQGLQVHAGSAKAANDAMTKHLAVEWGPSGVRVNALAPGPVSGTEGFRRLGGPRGEAAGHFNSIPLQRAGNKTEMAHCTLFLASRVSSYVTGAILVADGGSWLTSANDVSMMLGIATSKSAKL